In the Magnetospira sp. QH-2 genome, one interval contains:
- a CDS encoding arginyltransferase yields the protein MKQNVYHRPEFFYTTAPLPCPYLPGRMERRLVTELVGRRSVIMHDALSRAGFRRSHNIAYAPICPTCQACVAVRIVTADFTPSRTQRRLIRMNSDLIEETLRARGTLEQFTLFEDYQNLRHGDGDMASMTFRDYKMMVEDSPIDTFVAEFRHPDDDRLAAACLTDRMADGFSAVYSFFEDDESRRSLGTYMVLWLVDQARRAGLPYVYLGYWIAETRKMAYKTNFRPLEALTAEGWQPIEETGLI from the coding sequence ATGAAACAGAACGTTTATCATCGTCCGGAATTCTTTTACACCACGGCACCTCTGCCCTGCCCCTATCTGCCTGGGCGGATGGAACGGCGGTTGGTGACCGAGTTGGTCGGACGGCGGTCGGTGATCATGCACGACGCCCTGTCCCGGGCCGGATTCCGGCGCAGCCACAATATTGCCTATGCGCCCATTTGCCCCACCTGTCAGGCCTGTGTGGCGGTGCGGATCGTCACAGCCGACTTCACGCCGTCGCGAACCCAAAGGCGGTTGATCCGCATGAACAGCGACTTGATCGAAGAGACCCTCCGGGCGCGAGGGACATTGGAACAGTTCACCCTGTTCGAAGACTATCAGAACCTGCGCCACGGAGACGGGGACATGGCGTCCATGACCTTCCGGGACTACAAAATGATGGTCGAGGACAGCCCCATCGATACCTTTGTTGCCGAGTTCCGTCACCCCGATGACGACCGATTGGCCGCAGCCTGCCTTACCGACCGCATGGCTGATGGGTTTTCGGCCGTCTACAGCTTCTTCGAAGACGACGAAAGCCGCCGCAGCCTGGGCACATATATGGTTCTGTGGTTGGTGGATCAGGCGCGCCGGGCCGGGCTGCCATATGTCTACTTGGGCTATTGGATCGCGGAAACCCGAAAGATGGCTTACAAAACCAACTTCCGCCCCCTGGAAGCCCTGACCGCGGAAGGCTGGCAGCCCATTGAGGAAACCGGGCTAATCTAG
- a CDS encoding TRAP transporter substrate-binding protein, producing MKRRAFITGAAAGIAGVAASSLPKPAIAQGKRQLKMVTTWPKNFPGLGTGAQRAADRITEMSDGQLEVKLFAAGELVPAFESFDAVSNGTADMYHGAEYYWQGKSKAFNFFAAVPFGLTATEQNAWVYYGGGQELWDELSAGFKIKPFMAGNTGVQMGGWFNKEINGLEDYKGLKIRMPGLGGEVLRKIGAAAVSLPGGEIFPSLQSGAIDATEWVGPWNDLAFGFYKVTKYYYYPGFHEPGTTLSSGVNLDVWNSLSKTQQSIITNAFAAENSHLLAEFNARNGNSLDTLINKHNVVLRKFSDEVMAAIGKASGEVVKEAAAGDAMTKKVYDSFIAARTKSIAWSKISDQAYWNARLLRFKYG from the coding sequence ATGAAACGTCGTGCATTTATAACCGGTGCCGCCGCGGGGATTGCCGGTGTCGCTGCCTCAAGCCTGCCCAAACCGGCCATCGCCCAGGGCAAGCGCCAATTGAAAATGGTCACTACTTGGCCGAAGAATTTCCCAGGCCTCGGCACCGGCGCCCAACGCGCCGCCGACCGCATCACCGAAATGAGCGACGGTCAGTTGGAAGTGAAACTGTTCGCCGCTGGGGAACTGGTCCCTGCCTTCGAATCCTTCGACGCGGTCTCCAACGGCACCGCCGACATGTACCATGGCGCCGAGTATTATTGGCAAGGCAAGTCCAAGGCCTTCAACTTCTTCGCTGCCGTGCCCTTTGGGCTCACCGCAACGGAACAGAATGCCTGGGTCTACTATGGCGGCGGTCAGGAACTATGGGACGAGCTCTCCGCCGGGTTCAAAATCAAGCCCTTCATGGCCGGCAATACCGGCGTGCAGATGGGCGGCTGGTTCAACAAGGAAATTAATGGCCTGGAAGATTACAAGGGCTTGAAAATCCGCATGCCGGGCCTGGGCGGCGAAGTGCTGCGCAAGATCGGCGCGGCGGCCGTATCCCTGCCAGGCGGTGAAATCTTCCCGTCCCTGCAATCGGGCGCCATCGATGCCACCGAGTGGGTCGGCCCCTGGAACGACCTGGCCTTCGGCTTCTACAAGGTAACCAAATACTACTACTATCCGGGCTTCCATGAGCCGGGCACCACCTTGTCTTCGGGCGTCAACCTGGATGTATGGAACAGCCTGTCGAAGACACAGCAGTCCATCATCACCAATGCCTTCGCGGCGGAAAACAGCCATCTGCTGGCCGAATTCAACGCCCGCAACGGAAACTCGTTGGACACCTTGATCAACAAACACAACGTGGTGCTGCGCAAGTTCTCCGACGAAGTCATGGCCGCCATCGGCAAGGCCTCGGGCGAGGTGGTGAAGGAAGCCGCCGCTGGAGACGCCATGACCAAGAAGGTCTATGACAGCTTCATCGCCGCCCGGACCAAATCCATTGCCTGGTCCAAGATTTCCGATCAGGCCTATTGGAATGCCCGTCTGCTTCGCTTTAAGTACGGCTGA
- a CDS encoding TRAP transporter small permease subunit, which yields MQALSGLATAIDRFNETVGRITGWLAVAMVLVQFTVVVMRYVFGVGSIMMQESVVYLHSLLFLVGAGYTLYHNGHVRVDVFYREAKPRTKAWVDLLGNLFFLIPVCILIAVYSLPYVSQSWSVLEGSKETSGIQAVFLLKTIIVVFCSVVALQGLAIALHALTFLTGSPPADNPYTKEDS from the coding sequence TTGCAGGCACTTTCGGGTTTGGCGACCGCCATCGACCGATTCAACGAAACCGTCGGGCGGATCACCGGCTGGCTCGCCGTGGCCATGGTGTTGGTGCAGTTCACCGTGGTGGTGATGCGCTACGTGTTCGGGGTCGGCTCGATCATGATGCAGGAATCCGTGGTCTATCTACATTCGTTGCTTTTTTTGGTCGGTGCCGGATACACCCTGTATCACAACGGTCATGTGCGGGTGGACGTGTTTTATCGCGAGGCCAAGCCCCGCACCAAGGCCTGGGTCGACCTGTTGGGCAACCTGTTTTTCCTCATCCCGGTCTGCATTCTGATCGCCGTTTACAGCCTGCCCTATGTATCCCAGTCCTGGTCGGTTTTGGAGGGATCCAAGGAAACCAGTGGCATTCAGGCGGTGTTCCTTCTTAAGACCATCATCGTGGTGTTTTGCAGTGTGGTCGCCCTGCAAGGATTGGCCATCGCCCTGCATGCCCTGACCTTCCTTACCGGGTCCCCGCCCGCCGACAACCCCTACACCAAAGAGGATTCCTGA
- a CDS encoding TRAP transporter large permease subunit gives METREILDVLMFVTVCGFLLAGFPVAFTLAGTGLIFAGIGWLFGVFDFSLFGALPSRIFGNSMTNEVLIAVPLFVFMGVMLERSKVAEELLDAMGMLFGSLRGGLGISVSIVGALLAASTGIVGATVVTMGLLSLPTMLRRGYDPALACGSICASGTLGQIIPPSIVLVLLGDQISNAYVDAQRAIGNWSPEPVSVGDLFAGALLPGLALVGMYITYQAFTAWLRPATSPAIPKEELAVDGLGWRIAHALIPPVVLIIAVLGSILAGIATPTEAASVGAVGSLFLAGLRQDETRGLPIHAAALGLVGLLIVSNNMDLRVARNEISLGDMAGIALAGLCLLLMAWGGVVSLSRTYKSGILAEVGRGTMLISSMVFVILIGASVFSLVFRGLGGDDLVHEVLSQIPGGKFGAILVVMLVMFVLGFFLDFIEITFVVVPIVAPVLLMMDVNPVWLGVMMAMNLQTSFLTPPFGFALFYLRGVAPAEVTTMHIYRGVMPFVLIQVLALALLASFPQLATWLPKVVFG, from the coding sequence ATGGAAACCCGGGAAATCCTTGATGTTTTGATGTTTGTCACGGTCTGCGGCTTTCTTTTGGCCGGGTTCCCTGTCGCTTTTACCTTGGCCGGAACCGGTCTGATCTTTGCCGGGATTGGCTGGTTGTTCGGGGTCTTCGATTTTTCATTGTTCGGCGCCCTTCCCTCACGCATTTTCGGCAATTCCATGACCAACGAGGTGCTGATCGCCGTGCCTCTGTTCGTCTTCATGGGGGTCATGCTCGAACGCTCCAAGGTAGCCGAGGAACTGCTTGATGCCATGGGCATGCTGTTTGGCTCCCTGCGCGGCGGACTGGGGATCTCGGTATCCATCGTTGGCGCCCTGTTGGCCGCCTCCACCGGTATCGTCGGAGCAACGGTGGTTACCATGGGCCTTTTGTCGCTGCCGACCATGCTGCGGCGCGGCTACGACCCGGCCTTGGCCTGCGGCTCCATTTGCGCCTCGGGAACCCTGGGACAAATCATCCCGCCGTCCATCGTTCTGGTGCTGCTCGGTGATCAGATCTCCAACGCCTATGTGGATGCCCAGCGGGCCATCGGCAATTGGTCACCGGAGCCGGTCTCGGTGGGCGACCTGTTCGCCGGCGCTTTGCTGCCCGGCCTGGCTTTGGTCGGCATGTACATCACCTATCAAGCCTTTACCGCCTGGCTGCGCCCGGCCACCTCGCCGGCCATCCCTAAGGAAGAATTGGCGGTGGATGGCCTCGGCTGGCGCATTGCCCATGCATTGATCCCTCCGGTGGTGCTGATCATTGCCGTGTTGGGCTCTATTCTCGCAGGCATCGCGACGCCCACCGAGGCCGCGTCGGTGGGCGCCGTGGGTTCGTTATTCCTGGCCGGGTTGCGACAAGATGAAACACGCGGGTTGCCGATCCATGCCGCGGCCCTTGGGTTGGTCGGCCTGCTGATCGTTTCCAATAACATGGACCTGCGCGTGGCGCGTAACGAGATTTCCCTCGGCGACATGGCGGGAATCGCCCTGGCCGGGCTGTGCCTTTTGCTCATGGCCTGGGGCGGTGTGGTCAGCCTGTCCCGGACCTATAAATCGGGAATCCTGGCCGAGGTAGGACGCGGCACCATGCTGATTTCTTCCATGGTTTTCGTCATCCTCATCGGCGCGTCTGTGTTTTCCCTGGTCTTCCGCGGACTTGGCGGCGACGATCTGGTACACGAAGTGCTCAGTCAGATTCCCGGCGGAAAGTTCGGCGCCATTCTGGTGGTCATGCTGGTGATGTTCGTGTTGGGCTTTTTCCTCGATTTTATCGAGATCACCTTCGTCGTGGTGCCGATCGTCGCCCCGGTGCTGCTGATGATGGACGTCAATCCGGTATGGCTGGGGGTCATGATGGCCATGAACCTGCAGACCTCGTTCCTCACCCCACCCTTCGGCTTCGCCCTGTTCTACCTACGCGGCGTCGCCCCGGCGGAGGTCACCACCATGCATATCTATCGCGGCGTGATGCCCTTCGTGCTCATCCAGGTATTGGCCCTGGCGCTCTTGGCCAGCTTCCCGCAATTGGCCACCTGGCTGCCCAAGGTGGTGTTCGGGTAA
- a CDS encoding ribonuclease J: protein MGDGVYWLPLGGAGEIGMNVYLYGLGPEEDPEWLMVDCGITFGNGTVPGVDVILPEIAWIEERRHRLVGLVLTHAHEDHLGAVHHLWKRLQCPVYATPFAASVLKTKLSEAGLKNKVPLTEIPLSGAFEVGPFKLQYVTMTHSIPEPNLLMIDTPHGRIAHSGDFKFDPNPVIGEPADEKTLKSFGDMGVTALVADSTNVLTEGDGESEADLLKDLTRIIGEAEGQVAVTCFATNVARLRTICAAAEATGRDVCLVGRSLHKMSGIARSHGLLDGVPGFIGEKEAGYIPEDKLLYICTGCQGEPRGALSRISNDAHRDVKLKRGALVIFSSRIIPGNELSVQRIQNALVRHGMKVLTWRDAHVHVSGHPARGELKKLYDLLRPDILVPMHGESIHLREQAQWALDCGVPESLVAENGNMVRLAPNGPAIVDEVPVGRWGLDGQRAIAFDGDVIKGRNRVIFNGSALVTVVLDAKGHLAAEPQVSVQGLIEAGERDLLEEACAAAAGAVNEVPRSCLKNDDEVGDAVKVAVRRVFRNAIGKKPTMQVHLVRI, encoded by the coding sequence GTGGGCGACGGTGTGTACTGGCTGCCATTGGGCGGCGCTGGCGAAATCGGCATGAATGTCTATCTCTATGGCCTGGGCCCGGAAGAGGACCCGGAATGGCTGATGGTTGATTGCGGCATTACCTTTGGCAACGGCACCGTGCCCGGCGTGGATGTGATCCTGCCGGAAATCGCCTGGATCGAGGAGCGAAGGCACCGGCTGGTCGGCCTGGTGCTGACCCATGCCCACGAGGACCATTTGGGCGCCGTGCATCACCTTTGGAAGCGGCTGCAATGCCCGGTCTATGCAACACCTTTCGCCGCATCGGTCTTAAAGACCAAACTGTCCGAAGCGGGGCTGAAGAACAAGGTGCCGCTGACCGAAATCCCGTTGTCGGGCGCCTTCGAGGTTGGGCCGTTCAAGCTGCAATATGTCACCATGACCCATTCCATCCCCGAGCCTAACCTGCTGATGATCGATACGCCCCATGGCCGCATTGCCCATAGCGGTGATTTCAAGTTCGACCCCAACCCGGTGATTGGTGAACCGGCGGATGAGAAAACCCTGAAGTCCTTCGGGGATATGGGCGTGACCGCTTTGGTGGCGGATTCCACCAATGTGCTGACCGAAGGCGATGGGGAATCCGAAGCGGACTTGCTTAAGGACCTGACCCGCATCATTGGCGAGGCCGAAGGGCAGGTGGCCGTTACCTGTTTCGCCACCAATGTGGCCCGGTTGCGCACCATTTGTGCCGCCGCCGAGGCGACGGGGCGCGATGTCTGCCTGGTGGGCCGATCCCTGCACAAGATGTCCGGCATTGCCCGCAGCCACGGCCTGTTGGACGGTGTGCCTGGTTTCATCGGCGAAAAGGAAGCCGGTTACATCCCCGAGGACAAGCTGCTCTACATCTGCACCGGTTGTCAGGGGGAGCCGCGCGGTGCTTTATCGCGCATCTCCAACGATGCGCATCGAGATGTGAAGCTGAAGCGCGGCGCACTGGTGATTTTCTCTTCCCGGATCATTCCCGGCAATGAGCTGTCGGTGCAGCGCATCCAAAATGCCTTGGTGCGCCACGGCATGAAGGTGCTGACCTGGCGCGATGCCCATGTGCATGTGTCCGGTCATCCGGCCCGGGGAGAGCTGAAAAAGCTATACGACCTGCTGCGTCCGGATATTTTGGTGCCCATGCATGGGGAGTCCATCCATCTCCGCGAACAGGCCCAATGGGCGCTGGATTGTGGTGTTCCGGAATCCCTGGTGGCGGAAAACGGCAACATGGTGCGTCTGGCCCCTAACGGCCCGGCCATCGTCGACGAGGTGCCGGTGGGCCGATGGGGATTGGATGGCCAGCGGGCCATAGCCTTCGACGGCGATGTCATCAAAGGCCGCAACCGGGTGATCTTCAACGGCTCGGCCCTGGTCACCGTGGTGCTGGATGCCAAGGGCCATTTGGCCGCCGAGCCCCAGGTGTCGGTGCAGGGCCTGATCGAGGCCGGTGAGCGTGATTTGTTAGAAGAAGCCTGTGCCGCTGCCGCCGGAGCCGTCAACGAGGTGCCGCGCTCTTGCCTGAAAAACGACGACGAGGTCGGCGACGCGGTGAAGGTGGCGGTGCGACGGGTGTTCCGCAACGCCATCGGCAAGAAACCGACCATGCAGGTGCACCTGGTGCGGATTTAG
- a CDS encoding type III pantothenate kinase — protein sequence MLLAIDSGNTNTVFAIYDDDHVERGEWRCATDADRTADEYGVWLTQLMALKNLDPKEIDAAVIGSVVPANLFNLCSLCRNYFNSQAMVIGDANVDLGIKVLVDRPEEVGADRLINAVAAFDAHAEPQIIIDFGTATTFDVVDGQGSYLGGVIAPGINLSLEALHMAAAQLPRVAISRPGQVIGKGTVEAMKSGIFWGYVSMIEGMVDRIRGEFGAPMRVIATGGLADLFTEATDCIDGVDADLTMRGLLILHARNNKTS from the coding sequence ATGCTGCTTGCCATTGATTCCGGCAATACCAATACCGTCTTTGCCATCTATGACGATGATCATGTGGAACGGGGTGAATGGCGCTGCGCCACCGATGCCGATCGTACCGCCGATGAATACGGGGTATGGCTGACCCAGTTGATGGCCTTGAAGAATCTGGATCCGAAAGAAATCGATGCGGCGGTCATTGGATCCGTGGTGCCCGCCAACCTGTTCAATCTTTGCAGCTTGTGTCGAAACTATTTCAATAGCCAGGCCATGGTGATCGGCGACGCGAACGTGGATCTGGGCATCAAGGTGCTGGTGGATCGCCCGGAAGAAGTGGGCGCCGATCGGCTGATTAACGCCGTCGCTGCCTTTGACGCCCATGCGGAGCCACAGATCATCATCGATTTCGGTACCGCCACGACCTTTGATGTGGTGGACGGACAGGGCAGTTATCTCGGCGGTGTCATCGCGCCGGGAATCAATCTGTCCCTGGAAGCCTTGCACATGGCGGCGGCGCAATTGCCCCGGGTGGCTATTAGCCGTCCGGGTCAGGTCATCGGCAAGGGCACGGTGGAAGCCATGAAATCCGGGATATTCTGGGGCTATGTGAGCATGATCGAAGGCATGGTGGATCGCATTCGAGGCGAGTTCGGGGCACCCATGCGAGTGATCGCCACCGGCGGCTTGGCCGATCTGTTTACCGAGGCTACCGACTGTATCGACGGCGTCGACGCCGACCTGACCATGCGCGGCTTACTCATTTTGCACGCGCGCAATAACAAGACCTCATAA
- a CDS encoding biotin--[acetyl-CoA-carboxylase] ligase — MDSTNEEARRRAETGAPHFTVIQARDQTAGRGRRGRAWVSAPGNLHASVVLRPDCSAGEAAQLSFVLALAIADALFQLSGGAANATCKWPNDLMVDGKKICGILLESASTSGGVIDWLVAGFGINIVMAPGQTEYPVTSLADQGVTGVTVDEALAAVCGSLEKRFAAWQQTGFVAIRSDWLGRAHGLGEPITVRLAHDSLRGRFVDMDDTGALVLDTGMVRRHISAGDVFFD; from the coding sequence GTGGATAGTACCAACGAAGAAGCCCGGCGCCGGGCCGAGACCGGAGCACCGCATTTCACCGTCATCCAGGCCCGGGATCAGACCGCCGGTCGGGGGCGCCGGGGCCGCGCGTGGGTTTCGGCTCCGGGCAATCTCCATGCTTCGGTGGTTTTGCGACCCGACTGTTCGGCGGGTGAGGCGGCTCAACTCAGCTTCGTGTTGGCCCTGGCCATTGCCGATGCCTTGTTTCAGCTCAGCGGCGGGGCGGCCAATGCCACCTGCAAATGGCCCAACGACCTCATGGTCGATGGTAAGAAGATCTGCGGCATCCTTTTGGAAAGTGCTAGCACCAGCGGTGGCGTCATTGATTGGCTGGTGGCCGGATTCGGCATCAATATCGTCATGGCGCCGGGCCAGACGGAATACCCGGTGACCAGCCTCGCGGACCAAGGCGTCACGGGCGTGACGGTGGATGAGGCTCTGGCGGCGGTATGTGGCTCGTTGGAGAAGCGGTTCGCGGCCTGGCAACAGACAGGATTTGTCGCGATACGCTCCGATTGGCTGGGGCGGGCCCATGGGCTGGGGGAACCGATTACGGTGCGGTTGGCTCACGATTCCCTGCGTGGTCGCTTCGTTGATATGGACGACACCGGCGCATTGGTGCTGGACACCGGCATGGTGCGGCGCCATATAAGCGCCGGGGATGTGTTCTTTGACTAG
- the nuoN gene encoding NADH-quinone oxidoreductase subunit NuoN — MHTTSTAFNLIPVLPELFMACAAMALLMFGVFQKDTSVDRPKTVDLISHLAVVVCLLAGLLVWVYGSHGDLAMHGLFIGDLFAAFLKTLILIATAVTVIVSRGYLKAQNIERFEFPVLVLLAALGMMMMVSASDMMSLYMGLELQSLALYILAAFSRDNLRSTEAGLKYFVLGALASGLLLYGISLVYGFTGTTSFAGLAHAFGHAGDHGPATGAVIGLVFILSGLAFKISAVPFHMWTPDVYEGAPTPVTAFFAVAPKVAALGLILRVMTGPFGELVAQWQQIVVFVAIASMLLGAFAAIGQRNIKRLMAYSSIGHMGYALVGLAAGTQAGVKGVLVYMAIYLFMNAGAFTAILCMRRNERMVESIDDLAGLGKRQPMMALAIALFMFSLAGIPPLAGFFGKFYVFMAAIDAQLYGLAVIGVLASVVGAFYYVRIVKIMYFDEPAESFDRPIGVEMGAVMAVSGFVVLFFILYPAPLLGSAAQAAAVLFGS, encoded by the coding sequence ATGCATACCACGAGCACCGCCTTCAACCTCATCCCGGTTCTGCCTGAACTGTTTATGGCCTGTGCCGCCATGGCTTTGCTGATGTTCGGCGTCTTTCAGAAAGACACATCCGTTGATCGGCCCAAGACCGTTGATCTGATATCCCACCTGGCCGTGGTGGTCTGTCTGCTGGCCGGGTTGCTGGTCTGGGTCTATGGCAGCCATGGGGACTTGGCCATGCATGGCCTGTTCATCGGTGACCTGTTTGCCGCGTTCCTCAAAACCCTGATCTTGATTGCCACGGCGGTAACGGTGATCGTCTCGCGGGGATATCTGAAGGCCCAGAATATCGAGCGCTTCGAGTTTCCGGTTCTGGTGCTTTTGGCCGCCCTGGGCATGATGATGATGGTCTCGGCGTCGGACATGATGTCTTTGTACATGGGTCTGGAACTGCAAAGTCTGGCTCTGTATATCCTGGCCGCATTCAGCCGTGACAATCTGCGCTCCACGGAAGCGGGACTGAAGTACTTCGTCTTGGGGGCTTTGGCTTCCGGCCTGTTGCTTTACGGTATTTCGCTTGTTTACGGCTTCACCGGCACCACCAGCTTTGCCGGGTTGGCCCATGCCTTCGGTCATGCCGGAGACCATGGACCCGCCACCGGCGCGGTGATTGGTCTGGTGTTCATCCTGTCCGGCCTGGCTTTCAAGATCTCCGCCGTGCCGTTCCACATGTGGACGCCTGACGTCTACGAGGGAGCGCCGACACCGGTCACCGCTTTCTTCGCCGTAGCTCCCAAAGTGGCGGCGCTGGGTCTGATCCTGCGGGTCATGACCGGGCCGTTCGGTGAGTTGGTGGCTCAGTGGCAGCAGATCGTGGTGTTCGTCGCCATTGCTTCCATGCTGCTTGGCGCCTTTGCCGCCATCGGACAACGCAATATCAAGCGGCTGATGGCTTATAGCTCCATCGGGCACATGGGCTATGCCCTGGTCGGTTTGGCCGCCGGGACCCAGGCGGGGGTCAAAGGCGTGCTGGTCTATATGGCTATCTACCTGTTCATGAATGCCGGCGCCTTTACCGCCATTCTTTGCATGCGCCGCAACGAGCGCATGGTGGAGAGCATTGATGATCTGGCGGGGCTCGGCAAGCGGCAGCCGATGATGGCTTTGGCCATCGCTTTGTTCATGTTTTCCTTGGCGGGCATTCCGCCCCTGGCCGGGTTCTTTGGCAAGTTCTATGTGTTCATGGCGGCCATTGATGCTCAGCTCTATGGCCTTGCCGTGATCGGCGTGCTGGCCAGCGTGGTGGGGGCCTTCTATTACGTACGGATCGTCAAGATCATGTACTTTGACGAACCGGCGGAATCCTTCGACAGGCCCATCGGTGTGGAAATGGGCGCTGTCATGGCCGTATCCGGCTTCGTGGTGCTGTTCTTCATCCTCTACCCGGCGCCGCTCCTGGGAAGCGCGGCGCAAGCGGCGGCTGTTCTATTCGGGTCCTGA
- a CDS encoding NADH-quinone oxidoreductase subunit M, whose product MQHIPILSIVTFLPLVGVFLIPFIRDKSAEVEARNARRVALWTTSITFVMSLFIWLNFDNGTAAFQFEEKVMWMEGAGISYHMGVDGISLFFVLLSTALTPICILASWESIKERVKEYMIAFLVLETMMVGTFCALDIVVFYIFFEAVLLPMFLIIGVWGGPRRVYAAFKFFLYTLLGSVLMLLALLAMYSEAGTTDIPTLMAHDFPVSMQTWLWLAFFASFAVKVPMWPVHTWLPDAHVEAPTAGSVILAGVLLKFGGYGFLRFSLPMFPEASVEFTPFIYGLSIIAVIYTSLVALVQEDMKKLIAYSSIAHMAFVTAGTFSMTAQGVEGAIYQMLSHGVVSAALFLIVGVIYDRVHSREIKVYGGLVHRMPLYSLVFMVFMLASVGLPGTGGFVGEFLVLMGLFQVDTIVAAFVTTGVVLGAAYMLYLYRRVIFGKLEKEHLKEILDLSPREILIFAPMIALVLWMGIYPSTFLDPMHASVENLLTQVQTAQAHTTGMMAGLGQ is encoded by the coding sequence ATGCAACACATACCCATTCTGTCCATCGTCACGTTCCTGCCCCTGGTGGGTGTGTTCCTGATTCCGTTCATCCGAGACAAGAGCGCCGAGGTCGAGGCCCGCAATGCCCGCCGCGTGGCCCTTTGGACCACCAGCATCACCTTCGTGATGTCGCTGTTCATCTGGTTGAACTTTGACAATGGAACGGCGGCCTTCCAGTTCGAAGAAAAAGTCATGTGGATGGAAGGGGCCGGGATCTCCTATCACATGGGTGTCGATGGCATTTCCCTGTTCTTCGTGCTGCTATCCACGGCCTTGACCCCCATCTGCATCCTGGCCAGTTGGGAAAGCATCAAAGAGCGGGTCAAGGAATACATGATCGCCTTCTTGGTGTTGGAAACCATGATGGTCGGCACCTTCTGCGCCCTGGATATCGTGGTCTTCTACATCTTCTTCGAAGCGGTGTTGCTGCCCATGTTCCTGATCATCGGCGTTTGGGGGGGGCCGCGCCGGGTCTATGCGGCCTTTAAGTTCTTCCTCTATACGCTGCTTGGTTCGGTGCTGATGTTGCTGGCGCTGCTGGCCATGTATAGCGAAGCGGGAACCACCGACATCCCGACACTGATGGCCCATGATTTCCCGGTTTCCATGCAGACCTGGCTGTGGCTGGCCTTCTTCGCGTCCTTCGCGGTGAAAGTGCCCATGTGGCCGGTGCATACCTGGCTGCCCGATGCGCATGTGGAAGCGCCGACGGCGGGCTCGGTGATCCTGGCCGGTGTGCTGCTGAAGTTCGGCGGCTATGGGTTCCTGCGCTTCTCGCTGCCCATGTTCCCCGAAGCCAGCGTCGAGTTCACCCCCTTCATCTATGGCCTCAGCATTATCGCGGTGATCTATACCTCGCTGGTTGCCCTGGTGCAGGAGGACATGAAGAAGCTGATTGCTTATTCCTCCATCGCCCATATGGCATTTGTGACGGCGGGGACTTTCTCCATGACCGCCCAGGGGGTCGAAGGCGCCATCTACCAGATGCTGAGCCACGGCGTGGTTTCGGCCGCCTTGTTCCTCATCGTCGGCGTGATCTATGACCGCGTCCATAGCCGTGAGATCAAGGTCTATGGCGGATTGGTGCATCGTATGCCGCTTTATTCCCTCGTGTTCATGGTCTTCATGCTGGCCTCGGTCGGTCTACCGGGGACCGGTGGGTTCGTCGGCGAATTTCTGGTACTGATGGGCCTTTTCCAGGTGGATACCATTGTCGCGGCTTTTGTCACCACCGGCGTGGTGCTCGGCGCCGCTTATATGCTGTATCTCTACCGTCGGGTGATCTTCGGGAAACTGGAAAAAGAGCATCTGAAGGAAATCCTTGACCTGAGCCCGCGCGAGATCCTGATTTTCGCGCCGATGATTGCCCTGGTCTTGTGGATGGGGATCTATCCCAGCACTTTCCTCGACCCCATGCATGCCTCGGTGGAGAACCTGCTGACCCAGGTACAGACCGCGCAGGCCCATACCACCGGCATGATGGCCGGGCTCGGACAGTAA